Proteins from one Streptomyces sp. NBC_00289 genomic window:
- a CDS encoding VanZ family protein → MFSAIFQHHIGYLAVCTLIGLICGGAAWTLAHKRRNPHGAWWSGLAFVLTGVLGVTFMGADSASGACVLSHEFAEPFHTTQGLWNLAMMVPVGACALLAIRRPLPALFGVIALPLAIEFTQATVNGLGRVCDSSDAEMNIIGGLMGLALVAIVLTIRHSLAWQAGIKGTLIAFTTLILLGSGLARPMLDFTNVDGSSLADADSEQKQAVEAAVKEAFGDRYKIGQLYEQPCGDSSCTNIIFNLHSHEDGHSEAFGTGSLSWPDRKHLNVQLENSDRPTAMGYPVEGAKAPSSDAAASRVTKSYAQRRYPWAIGATMTETVPVGVKAELGWITAWRWTHNSVLMPRMLDVQVDRAGRVSQIDVTLGPTRAEIPKAKLDAGQAEKAVNKAVAAQLRDNGNTGAEWHSKAVTVKAVEQDGNWQPNWLVNVAWPSNGESDASQEAAAVDMYRVNAVTGQVYDSGGHLLKTS, encoded by the coding sequence GTGTTTTCCGCGATCTTCCAGCACCACATCGGCTATCTGGCCGTGTGCACATTGATCGGCCTCATTTGCGGCGGCGCAGCGTGGACGCTCGCCCATAAACGGAGGAACCCTCACGGCGCATGGTGGTCCGGACTCGCCTTTGTTCTCACCGGCGTCCTCGGTGTCACGTTTATGGGCGCCGACTCGGCCAGCGGCGCATGCGTCCTTAGCCATGAATTCGCCGAGCCCTTTCACACCACGCAAGGGTTGTGGAACCTTGCCATGATGGTCCCCGTTGGCGCATGCGCCCTCTTGGCCATCCGTCGCCCGCTACCTGCCCTATTCGGCGTCATCGCGCTGCCCCTGGCCATCGAGTTCACTCAGGCCACCGTCAATGGCCTAGGACGCGTATGCGATAGCTCAGACGCCGAGATGAACATCATCGGAGGTTTGATGGGCCTCGCCCTCGTTGCGATTGTGCTCACGATCCGCCACTCGCTCGCCTGGCAGGCGGGCATAAAGGGGACGTTGATTGCCTTCACGACACTGATCCTCCTGGGATCGGGACTAGCGCGCCCGATGCTCGACTTCACGAACGTTGACGGCAGCAGCCTCGCCGACGCAGACTCCGAGCAGAAGCAGGCCGTTGAGGCCGCCGTGAAAGAGGCATTCGGCGACCGTTACAAGATCGGGCAGCTGTACGAGCAGCCGTGTGGGGACTCGTCATGCACCAACATCATCTTCAACCTGCACAGCCATGAAGACGGACACTCTGAAGCCTTCGGCACGGGGAGCCTTTCCTGGCCGGACAGGAAGCACCTGAACGTACAGCTGGAGAACAGCGACCGGCCTACCGCCATGGGATACCCGGTGGAAGGCGCGAAAGCCCCGTCTAGCGATGCAGCAGCCTCTCGAGTCACGAAGTCGTACGCCCAGCGAAGGTATCCGTGGGCGATAGGCGCGACCATGACAGAAACGGTCCCCGTGGGGGTAAAGGCCGAACTCGGCTGGATCACAGCCTGGAGGTGGACTCACAACAGCGTTCTGATGCCCAGGATGTTGGACGTCCAGGTAGACAGGGCCGGGCGTGTATCTCAGATTGACGTCACCCTTGGCCCGACCCGGGCAGAGATTCCCAAAGCCAAACTTGACGCCGGGCAGGCCGAAAAGGCAGTAAACAAGGCGGTAGCGGCACAACTTCGAGACAATGGAAACACTGGCGCAGAATGGCACAGCAAAGCAGTCACCGTAAAGGCGGTCGAGCAAGACGGCAATTGGCAGCCGAATTGGCTTGTGAACGTGGCGTGGCCCAGCAACGGAGAGAGCGATGCTTCGCAGGAGGCGGCAGCGGTTGACATGTACCGCGTGAACGCCGTCACCGGCCAGGTATACGACAGCGGCGGGCACCTTCTCAAGACCAGCTGA